A single genomic interval of Puntigrus tetrazona isolate hp1 chromosome 1, ASM1883169v1, whole genome shotgun sequence harbors:
- the LOC122349610 gene encoding uncharacterized protein LOC122349610: MSFTSSESQNVPDDPHRPRSDTFSAELELRNSFESDSEEACFDIMHCIKMSCSRMFMQDRGCNDGLGLLSVGGISSCESQIVRSPPMSSASLHTSCNSLEAAGPSESMDFCSDHEVSSIESTSLGVSPADSVDSSTENHVSLRKKVKNRICSLFKRTWNAIKRPSFSCETLTEPFTPPSHDTDLDGADSSRLADPRLAEWSFDSANNPFEGGRDNSLELLSISSEERVFLSLKEPSDEVAPSVENSTGSLCGFEHCKSQYFAGYLMSTLLSALQHCRASTQDCDPTGKSCTLGDGFCI; this comes from the exons ATGTCATTTACTTCATCCGAGAGTCAAAATGTCCCTGACGACCCTCACAGGCCCAGAAGCGACACATTCTCCGCTGAGTTGGAACTTCGCAACAGCTTTGAATCGGACTCCGAGGAGGCATGCTTTGACAtcatgcattgcataaaaatgagcTGCAGCCGCATGTTCATGCAGGACAGAGGATGTAATGACGGTTTGGGATTGCTGAGCGTTGGCGGCATCTCCTCTTGTGAAAGCCAAATCGTCCGCAGTCCTCCGATGTCCAGCGCATCCCTCCATACATCCTGCAATTCTCTAGAAGCAGCAGGGCCTTCAGAAAGCATGGATTTCTGTAGTGACCACGAAGTGTCTTCTATCGAGTCTACATCTCTAGGAGTGTCACCTGCAGACTCTGTGGACAGCAGTACAG AAAACCATGTCAGTCTaaggaagaaagtgaagaacaggatCTGCTCACTCTTCAAGAGGACATGGAATGCTATAAAGCGTCCTTCGTTCAGTTgtgaaacactgacagagcCGTTCACGCCTCCGTCACATGACACAGATCTAGACGGTGCAGATTCATCACGTCTTGCGGATCCTAGGCTGGCTGAATGGAGCTTTGACAGTGCCAACAACCCCTTTGAAGGAGGACGTGACAATAGCCTGGAACTGTTAAGCATTAGCAGTGAGGAACG AGTCTTCCTGAGCCTGAAGGAGCCGAGTGACGAAGTGGCGCCTTCTGTGGAGAACAGCACAG gtagtttatgtggttttgAGCATTGTAAATCACAGTACTTTGCTGGATATCTGATGAGCACACTACTGAGTGCACTGCAGCACTGCAGGGCATCGACTCAAGACTGTGATCCTACTGGGAAAAGTTGCACTCTGGGTGATGGTTTTTGCATATGA
- the LOC122351358 gene encoding uncharacterized protein LOC122351358, whose product MDFCSDHEVSSIESTSLGVSPADSVDSSTENHVSLRKKVKNRICSLFKRTWNAIKRPSFSCETLTEPFTPPSHDTDLDGADSSRLADPRLAEWSFDSANNPFEGGRDNSLELLSISSEERSWSRQSGPAREECACSDRENTYATESSLSLKEPSDEVAPSVENSTEKHRGLRKRMKKGISSVFKKAWKPLKWPSFCCCRGTRVEPFVPLQENSEPNPEPADPKPHFVAEPFGFQ is encoded by the exons ATGGATTTCTGTAGTGACCACGAAGTGTCTTCTATCGAGTCTACATCTCTAGGAGTGTCACCTGCAGACTCTGTGGACAGCAGTACAG AAAACCATGTCAGTCTaaggaagaaagtgaagaacaggatCTGCTCACTCTTCAAGAGGACATGGAATGCTATAAAGCGTCCTTCGTTCAGTTgtgaaacactgacagagcCGTTCACGCCTCCGTCACATGACACAGATCTAGACGGTGCAGATTCATCACGTCTTGCGGATCCTAGGCTGGCTGAATGGAGCTTTGACAGTGCCAACAACCCCTTTGAAGGAGGACGTGACAATAGCCTGGAACTGTTAAGCATTAGCAGTGAGGAACGAAGTTGGTCTCGGCAGAGTGGCCCTGCTAGAGAAGAGTGCGCATGTTCTGATCGTGAGAACACGTACGCAACAGAGTCTTCCCTGAGCCTGAAGGAGCCGAGTGACGAAGTGGCGCCTTCTGTGGAGAACAGCACAG aaaaacaccgcggtttgaggaaaaggatgaagaaagggatttcttcagtctttaagAAAGCATGGAAGCCCTTAAAGTGGCCCTCCTTCTGCTGCTGCCGTGGGACCAGAGTTGAGCCATTTGTGCCTCTACAAGAGAACTCGGAGCCGAATCCAGAGCCAGCTGATCCCAAACCACACTTTGTTGCAGAGCCCTTTGGTtttcaatga